Part of the Zingiber officinale cultivar Zhangliang chromosome 6A, Zo_v1.1, whole genome shotgun sequence genome, agaccgtggtggtgaatttctatccacagagttcaCTCGATTCTGTGAAAATGAAGGAATCGAGCGGCACCTTACGGCTCCctacacaccccaacagaatggcgtTGTGGAGCGCCGTAACCGCACTGTGATGGCCATGGCAAGATCTCTCCTCAAGGGTACACATATGCCGGCAAGGTTCTGGGGAGAGGCAGTTAGGCATGCTGTCTATCTGCTAAATCGTCTCCCAACTAAGGCACTAGGAGACCATACCCCATTTGAAGCCTGGATGGGGAGAAAGCCACATCTCGCCCACTTGAGAGTGTTCGGTTGTGTTGCATACGTGAAAAATACAACCCCTCACCTGAAGAAACTTGACGACAGGAGTTCACCCATGGTATACTTGGGTGTCGAGGAAGGCTGCAAAGCTCATCGTCTATTTGATCCAAGGCATGGCAAGCTACAAGTAAGTAGAGATGTAGTATTTCAAGAAAATAGTGAATGGACATGGACTGCAGGTGCTAATCATGAAGAAAACTTACCGGAGTTTATGGTAGAGGATGTACTCGACACCGACGAGGTGATTGTTGTAGCAGACATTGAGGCAGGAACAGAAGACGTCACAACATCGCCAGCAGCGTCAAGTCCATCTACACCATCATCGAACATCCATACAACTTCCTCGCCTTCGATAACAAACTCACCTGAGTCTTATGAAGGACCGGTCCGTTTTAGATCCATTGCTGATATCTATGCCAACACTGAGGAAGTGGTTGGTATTGATGAAGAAGAGGGCGAGGTGATGTTGATATCTGAAGAGCCGACATGTTATCAAGAAGCTGCAACCGAGGCTTGCTGGTACGAAGCAATGGAGGAAGAACTGGAAACTATTAAAATGAACAAGACCTGGACCCTAACTGAGCTCCCATTAGGCCACAAACCTATTGGCCTAAAGTGGGTGTACAAACTGAAGAAAGATTCAGCTGGGAAAGTTGTTAAGTATAAAGCAAGATTAGTTGCTAAAGGCTATGTGCAGAGACAAGGCATCGATTTTGAAGAGGTATTTGCACCGGTCGCTAGACTTGATACTATTCGAGTCATTCTTGCACTTGCAGGGAATCGAAGCTGGGAGGTACACCATCTAGATGTGAAGTCAGCATTCCTTAAcggagagttagaagaagaaatatacGTCTCTCAACCGGAAGGGTTTGAGGTACAAAATCAGAAACATAAGGTGTACAGGTTATTCAAGGCCCTCTATGGACTGCGGCAGGCTCCACGAGCTTGGAACATGCGGCTGAACAGGAGTCTGGTAGAGCTCGGCTTCAAAAGATGTATTCAAGAACATGCAGTATATACAAGAGGTGAAGGAGAAGCAAGtatacttgttggagtgtatgtcGATGATCTCATCGTGACAGGAGGTAGCACAGAGAAAATCAACAAGTTCAAACAACAAATGATGACAGAATTTGAGATGAGTGATTTGGGTCTTCTCTCCTATTACTTAGGGATTGAAGTGGAGCAACAGAAGAGCCGAATTTCACTTAGACAATCAGCTTATGCCAAGAAAATTCTATCTCAATTCAAGATGGCAGACTGCAATGCCACAAAGCATCCAATGGAACCCAAGACACAGTTGCATAAGGACCTGGAAGGGACTCCAGTTGACGCCACGGAGTACAGGCGCATTGTTGGTTGTCTGAGATATTTGCTTCACACACGGCCGGACCTGTCATATTCTGTTGGAATGGCGAGCAGATACATGGAGAGGCCTACAATCATGCATCacagcactacaacaaaaacccttatagacatcggttttccaccggtgtctatttcattttcgaccgatgtctagccgatgttaaaagtctgccattttagacatcgggttaaaatcggtgtagtatcacttaatgacaccggtcttcgaatcggttattaaccggtgtagtatcacttaacgacatcgtttcatcaacggtgtaaaaccgacaccagttttgacagcggtaaatgaccgatgtaatattaattaataacaccagttttgcagcgatggaaaaccgatgtaatatgtatattttttaacagcacaaatttgatttccgaaacaatgaaaaatcggcaataataaaaaaacacaaatattcacaaattatacaaatattcttcattcaacaatatcaataaaatatacaaatattcacaaattatataaataatcttcttacaacaatattcataaaatacccaaacattctttttacatcaaaagctagctaatagatatcaaaatcaaggtagaacattcttttaacacatcaaggtagagccgcacttcaaatgtaatctagcatgcattcagcccactcgaaccacacttcatcaatttcaactctggagtacttgaaatttgtaaactgtaaaaacacataaataatatattagtaaaccaagatcaAAGATCATAGTTGAAAATGCAAAAAGAGcgccaggtaacaagatgactaattggaatgcttaaaaagataaacattcatcaattatctcaaccacatcatatagtgatagatctatgaaTAACAGGTTCAAATCTAACCCTTGCATCCTTTTGGGAGGCAATCTAATCTGATAAACGAGCAAAAAGATGATTTACTCAAaattagtttgcatttgtaaaAAACAATATCACTTCTGATACTTTATTTTGTACATTTTATCAGTTAAAAGGAAAAAAGTACACTTACCACATTGAACACAACAGGGGCCTCTTTACCTGGAGACAAATTCATGTTCAGAAACAGATACTgagacaaatcaaattaatagatGTGTAAATATTAGTGGAACTGTTTCTTTCGTTTTCGGTTACCTGTTTCAAGATCATGCCAAGGATGGGCAACCACTGATCTCTTGGACAATGACAACAATATCCTTTCATTCAACTTTGGAGCTGCAACGTTCTCCTATTGTCCGCTCATATTTCTACATACAAAACAACATAATAAGGAGTATTTGAGGAGATTGCAAGAGTTTATTGATAACAAAAGTCCAAGGTAACTCATGatccatgaaaaaaatatatagagagaaaacaaaaaactAGCAATCTGGAAGTTTTGCGCCTTGGCATTATCAGAATGAAAGTTTAGTAATATGATAGCTGACGTCAAACAGAGTTGCAAATCCAAAAGATGGCCATTTGTTCCCCTATTAtggaagttaattaacaattgaaCTTGTATCCAACAAATTAAAGAATGAAAATTACTGGACAAGTTGGAAAATATGttattgtttcatttttatgCTCGCATAATCATTGTGGTACTAATGAACCGTATACAAATTACAGGGCACTAATTGGATAATCAACCAACTGCTTGcatttaaagaaatgtagaagGTTTCATCACTTAACAAGATCTCATAAAAACAAGTCCTTCATCAAGTTCACCAGCATTACTACAGCAGATCGATAATTCATGAATAGTTTAATGATTTCAATGCAAGTAAATGATCAAAATCAAGACTAAAAGAGATTAAAGCAGGAACCGGAACTGAGAGTGCGATGGTTTTACCTTGACGAAGGAATCGGAAGCGATGAGGGCGTAGTGATCGGGATCGGAAAGAGAGAGATCGTCGCGATCTTCAGACACGGATGCGGTAGAGGACGAGGCTCCGAGGGAGTATTTATAGGATGGAATAGTTTAATGAATATCTAATTTTCTCAATACGTATATATAACAATTGTACCCTTAATCAATTAAAACAAGTTCACAAtcataaacaaacaaatcataaagCACCAAACATATAACAACAATAGAATACGACGACCAACAAAAACAATCaatttagaaaaatattctaactgtattaaaattaaaataaactggaATTGAATAAGAAGAAGAGATCAGACACACCTTTGCTAGCAATTTCATCGGCATGGTTATCCTGACCTTTGCTCTTGATGTTGAACCATTTTTTAACAAAGGCCTTGGACCAAGACAGCTGCTCCCAAGAAACTGAgggaacaaagcatgcccaaatcaACCATCTTAGATATGAAGAAAACAGAACTAAAGAagagaaatatattattttttcatcTTGCAAAAAAAAACCTTGCTTTTCTTTGGATCATCATCTCTCATCGTTGCAGTACTCCTTCATGCAGTGATTGTAAGTTAGCTCGCCAAACACTCCCAAGGACCTGCGACAATCTGAACCTCGTGGGAAGAAAGAGGTCTATTGAAGAGATCTAGGGAAGAAAGAGGGTCAAGAAATACTAACTCGcaaggagaaagaagaaagaagacaaaGCTATGCATGGGCTAGAACAAGCAGATGTGATGTAATATTCCTAATGTGCTACATTACTCACGAGCTTCGCACATAAAACAGATTGAAGACACAGTCGGATACCCAAATCAGAAGGAAAGAGATTACAATGGATAACTTCTGAACTAGATAAGAAAATCTATCAAATATACAGTGAAAAGTTTAAAGGTGTCAACTAGCCTAGTCCATCTGAGCCATAGAAGTCGTCAAAGCCTTGAGTTTAAATCTATTCCTCTCTTAAAcaaaagaaactaaaataaaacattaGTATTTTGATCGCTATAGCAAGCTTTGAGAATGCTAACAAAATTGTGCATCTTGTGGCTTTCAGTACATATTGTTTAGGTTATTGTAGCTTCAAATGAATTTATTTATGCTTGCCTAAATGATGCAAATTGAGTATCAACCTCAAGTAGCTATAATATTACAACAGAAGCACAATGATTTCGATATGCTCATCTAAGGCCAATTTTGTTGCAgctgaagagaagaagatgatctCTTTACAGAAAACACTTACTTTTGGGCATCTTTAACCAGATTAAGTGCAAAGTTCTCCACAGATCCAATGGAACAGTCACTTCTAACAGAAAAAATAGTTTGATCAAACCCTTCAGGCGCCCCATCATATGGAGACATCTGCAAGAAACATATATTGAATTACAACAAAACAGGTTAGGTTAGCTATTATGCTGAAATGTGGAAAGTGACAGTCTTTTTTCTGAGACGACCACAAAATTGACATACAGCTAATGCATCATAATGTAGGCCGTCGTATATCAGCATCACCCTTTCACGGTAGTTCTTCTCCTGTTTCCCAGTCACAAAGAAAGGGGGAAAACATAAAATCCCTTGGCTACAGAAAAGAAAAAGTAGTAGATCTTATGATGATACATTACCTGGCCATACACATCACACCGAGTCGATCTTATGAAGACACAGTCGGACGAGCTCTTCCTGTACCTGCTCGTTGAGCCGGCCGGAGCCGGATTGCACGAAGTCGACGAGCTCCGACAGCGTCTGCCGCTTCACCTCCTTCTCGCGGGCCGACTTGAGCGTGTCAGAGAAGTCGAAGAGCACAGAGCAGATCCGGTTGCCGAGAAAGAGCGCCTGGCACTCGAGTACGGGCACATCGTGGAAGAGCGGGAGGGACTCGATTTGTGGGATGGCACCAGGGGTTGGGGAGGAGTGCAGTTGGTAGGGGGAGCTGGAAACAACACTATAACAGGATATAACCTGGTTCTTGGCCTAGAGGTGGGTTTCTCCACTTGCATTTCTCACTCACGATATtagatttttatatttatatattttgttctatatatatatatgtttgaatagatTTAAGGTCATCAAAGAACACccctttttaaaattataaagggAGGGGACACcacttttttttcaaaaataatcaaAGGGGCCCCTATTTGTTGTTACCTACCAATATACCCTTCCTAAATCGATTTGGACCAATTCAAATAAACCTAAATAATCATCGTCTTTGTGTAAGGTCGTCTTCTCCCTTGTCATCAGGTCTCTCAACCTCTTCCTCACTACCTAGCGACGTTGAAGTCCTCATGGGCCTTTTAGTCATATAACCCTCTCTGCCTCAAGGTAATCTCCTCTACCATCAAATCCATGCTCTCTCCCGAAGATCCTTCCCCTGCTGCTAGTCATGAGGAGAAGATTGACAAAGTTGGAGAAGATGATAATGGTCTTTTTGAACCAGAATTTATCTAAATGAATAGGGGTAGTAAAGGTAGAATGATGCTTTGATAGTTAGACTCTTTTATTTACCCTTTGTACTTGTGTGAGATAAAGCCACATAGAAACCAAGACTCCAAGTGGAAATTCAATTTTCTATTGGCCATAGGTAATGATTTTAGGAAATAGTCAGAATAGTGTGGAAAGATATATTACCAAGATCACCAATGTGGTGTCATCGCCGTTATTACTTTGACAccagttttattatgtctttcaaAGGCCAGTAGTCAATTACTCACTGGAAAAATAGATACTATGGAATATACAAGTCTATTCTTTCTTTGTGGATCACACAATGCATCCGTAGCATTGCAATCTTAGTTTAATTAGACATCCTTGATCTGAAACTTGATTAATTTGTCCCCAATCGACAAATGCTTCTTCTGATCCCAAGTTTCAGTCAAATATCATGTGGATGTGTCCAATTTAAGCATTAGTTCCATTAGAAAGTGCCCGAAGGATTAGTCACTGACAATTTTCTATCCATTCCAACAAATTATCTGCCACTTGTTTTGACAACATTTGCTGTGGTCATTATTTAGTGATTTGCCTCCCTGTGGAAGGTAAACTTCTTTGGTGTTGTAACATTTTTCGTTTCAGATCAATGATTATAAAAGACAACATACATGCTCGAAATTTATTGGTCACAAGAATTGGATATTGAAAGCCAAATCAATGAATAACCTGAAGTTAGATGTTAAACCAATTAATCAACAACGGGGAGACAAGAAATGGACCTCTTTTCTGCCCTTCAAGTATGGATTTGAGGCAACATATTATTCTTTCGTGGCCTCTTTGGAGTTTCCCTACTCTGTAGGAATCAACTCCACAGTCAAGTAGTTCCACAAGCAATGAAATGTTTCCGGAAAATTTGGCAACCAGCCCACAATCAATGGAGGGACTGAGAGGGGCAACAATGGGGGAGGACAGGGAGGACGATGTCAAACAAGGAGGTTTTGTGTCACCGAGAATGTTGAGAAACAAAGCAGGAGAGAGTTTCAATAAGAGGGTTGGAGTGGAggcttcataaaaaaaaaaaaaaaaaggagagtgtGTTTCTGTGAGGATTGGAGCGGAAAGGGGGGAGGGAGACCGAGATTGATGTTAGAGCGCCGAAATTTATAGAGAAGAAACAAGATAAAGTTTTTATGAGCACAGCTGCTACACAGGGAAGAaacgagagagggagagggtttaGGCAATGCTAAAGGAGAGGGAACATCGGGGTGAAAATCATCCGAAATCCGTTTATAATCAGCATATAAAACCCAAAAAAATGGCAATAACAATACTAAACCCTAATTTGAGGAATGAAAAATACCTCTGTCATGCTGGAAGCAATCGGGATTGATTTTGCCGCAGGGAAAAGAAAAATAGGCCTCGAAGACTTCAGAGCCTTTGAGAAAAGGAAATCAGAGCCTCCGATCGAGGTTTACAATGGACAGGCGCGTGGCGAACTCAGAGTGGGATCGCCTCCGTCCTCGACGAGCAGGATCTAATCGACAACCGGAGAAGATCACGACACGAAGAAGACTAAGCTATTATTTCTCGGAGATGCTACAGGCCTTGGTGGTTCCAGATCGCTCTTATCGTGCCGAATCCGCCGTCGTTGTTGCCGCTTCGTATCCT contains:
- the LOC121997013 gene encoding OVARIAN TUMOR DOMAIN-containing deubiquitinating enzyme 2-like isoform X2, producing the protein MTEEKNYRERVMLIYDGLHYDALAMSPYDGAPEGFDQTIFSVRSDCSIGSVENFALNLVKDAQKSLGVFGELTYNHCMKEYCNDER
- the LOC121997013 gene encoding OVARIAN TUMOR DOMAIN-containing deubiquitinating enzyme 2-like isoform X1; amino-acid sequence: MTEEKNYRERVMLIYDGLHYDALAMSPYDGAPEGFDQTIFSVRSDCSIGSVENFALNLVKDAQKLSQVLGSVWRANLQSLHEGVLQR